A region of Streptomyces sp. R44 DNA encodes the following proteins:
- the rpmG gene encoding 50S ribosomal protein L33, with amino-acid sequence MARNELRPVIKLRSTAGTGFTYVTRKNRRNDPDRLSLRKFDPVAGRHVDFREER; translated from the coding sequence ATGGCACGCAATGAACTCCGCCCCGTCATCAAGCTCCGTTCCACCGCCGGAACCGGATTCACCTACGTCACCCGCAAGAACCGCCGCAACGACCCCGACCGCCTGAGCCTGCGCAAGTTCGACCCGGTCGCCGGCCGGCACGTCGACTTCCGAGAGGAGCGCTGA
- the rpmB gene encoding 50S ribosomal protein L28 — MSAHCQLTGARPGFGNRISHSHRRTSRRFDPNVQNKRYWLPSERRYVRLTLSARAIRTVDSIGVEAAVARIRARGGKV, encoded by the coding sequence TTGTCCGCCCACTGCCAGCTGACCGGAGCACGCCCCGGATTCGGCAACCGGATCTCGCACTCCCACCGGCGCACCTCGCGCCGCTTCGACCCGAACGTCCAGAACAAGCGGTACTGGCTGCCGAGCGAGCGCCGGTACGTACGGCTGACGCTGAGCGCCCGGGCGATCAGGACCGTCGACTCCATCGGCGTCGAGGCCGCCGTGGCCCGCATCCGCGCGCGCGGAGGAAAGGTCTGA
- the rpsN gene encoding 30S ribosomal protein S14 has protein sequence MAKRSKIARNERRKTVVARYARRRAELKEIIRRPETPAAEREAAVRELARQPRDASATRLRNRDAVDGRPRGHLRKFGLSRVRMRQQAHAGFLPGVRKTSW, from the coding sequence ATGGCCAAGCGCAGCAAGATCGCCCGCAACGAGCGGCGAAAGACCGTCGTGGCCCGGTACGCCCGGCGGCGGGCCGAGCTGAAGGAGATCATCCGGCGCCCCGAGACCCCGGCGGCCGAGCGCGAGGCGGCGGTACGCGAACTGGCCCGCCAGCCCCGGGACGCGAGCGCGACCCGCCTGCGCAACCGGGACGCCGTGGACGGCCGCCCCCGCGGCCACCTGCGGAAGTTCGGCCTGTCCCGGGTACGGATGCGGCAGCAGGCGCACGCGGGGTTCCTGCCGGGGGTACGGAAGACGTCCTGGTGA
- a CDS encoding SigE family RNA polymerase sigma factor — protein sequence MPHESAPSAPSATEGDEDDGFAEFAVAAWPRLVRTAQFLTGDFHEAEDLVQTTLAKVYGRWRRVPRAEIDLYVRRALINNNLSRIRRKRVVHLLTPVLPESLRHTAAGHAEAVEERAALLAALADLSARQRAVMVLRYWEDLTEPQIASVLGCSLGTVKSHARRGLAALRAHPRLAAATPLPVIPVPASSGARR from the coding sequence GTGCCGCACGAATCCGCCCCCTCCGCCCCCTCCGCCACCGAGGGCGACGAGGACGACGGCTTCGCCGAGTTCGCCGTCGCCGCCTGGCCGCGCCTCGTGCGCACGGCCCAGTTCCTGACCGGGGACTTCCATGAGGCCGAGGACCTGGTGCAGACGACGCTGGCCAAGGTCTACGGGCGCTGGCGGCGGGTTCCCCGCGCCGAGATCGACCTCTATGTGCGCCGCGCGCTGATCAACAACAACCTGAGCAGGATCCGGCGCAAGCGGGTCGTCCACCTCCTCACCCCGGTGCTGCCGGAGTCGCTCCGCCACACCGCGGCGGGCCACGCGGAGGCGGTCGAGGAACGCGCCGCGCTCCTGGCCGCGCTCGCGGACCTCTCCGCCCGCCAGCGGGCCGTGATGGTGCTCCGCTACTGGGAGGACCTGACCGAGCCGCAGATCGCGAGCGTGCTCGGCTGTTCCCTCGGCACGGTCAAGTCCCACGCCCGCCGCGGTCTCGCGGCCCTGCGCGCACACCCCCGGCTCGCCGCCGCCACGCCGCTCCCCGTCATCCCTGTCCCCGCCTCTTCCGGAGCCCGCCGATGA